DNA from Pomacea canaliculata isolate SZHN2017 linkage group LG9, ASM307304v1, whole genome shotgun sequence:
AATTCATCGTTGACTGCTAAGAAGCAGATGATACTCTATTTTCAGGTGGCTTCCTGGACCACCATGCACTAGACAAGTATCCATGCACGTGTAACTTGAATGACGAAGCAGGATCGTGTAGACCAGTGGTGCGTGTCTGTCTTTCGCTGAAACATCACGGAAGtatagggatattagttcgtgatagCATCCTGTAAAACACAAAGGCTtataccaggggtggggaaAGTCCGGCCTGCGAAATCATTTGATCCGGCCCGCCAAGTCAGtcgcagatttcagtaaatctaaaatttcttcataacaacataaatgtcgattaattaaataataatgtcaatTTTGAGGGATAAACatggatagacaggacacatacaagtacatgaCGGGATAGAAACCGTTGCTTCTAGACGGTTCCCCGCGGACTGTACGGACGACTTTGGGGAATAATGGATGGATGTGGAACTTCACCCCAAACTGAGGGTAGACCACTTCCGTgatcaggaaaaaaatcttttgtttcaaTATATTGTCTCCTCTACTTTCCAATAATGGACATATATTTCACAGACTCACAACAGTCGTTTCACTGTGCTTTTCATAATGGCAGAGCATAATTTCGCACACCTAATTACGAATAAGTGGATAttggtgactcagaggacagcagTGCCAGGCAGGTTGGGACTGGACACGtggcaaaagtgttaacacacgGTGGTGAAACTACAGATTGGCCAAATAAAGCAGactaatttttaagtagataattcTGTGCGTCCCGCGAACGATGctataaatttattaatatcaaaATGGTCCTTGGGAGAAAAGGTTCCCCACCTCTGGCTTTTACCCACCAACCTTGACCCGTCCCGTGCACTTAACGAGAATGAATTAAGACTTTAAGTCCCTACACCTGTCCTGAACTGATTTACAGACTGCTACTTCACATTGCGCATGTCTCTTCATGTTACCAGCCTCAACAGCTAGTACTatatgtgtaagtgtgtatatatatatatgagagacggtgtgtgagagagagctttGGGAAGGGGGTAACTTATTCGAGCGTGCTTGCTTCATTTAGAAAAGAAGAGACTGATGGAGAGGACAGCATTGTTGGTTCCTATAACACCGCGGTAGTCAGCAGCATGACGTATAAAACCCGATTTAGAAAAGGAGAGATAACAAGCGAACAGGAACCATGTTCatactgactgacagacaggacATACGCTCGAACAACTTTGCACAGAACAAGGTTTAAACCGCCTTAGGCATTGCAGAGAACACATTACAACAAACACGTGCATGAGAAAATTACAGGTGAGTGAGCAGTACAGTTGAGGTGAGTACTAGTCTCTCGGTATACTTGCTTCGTGTCGACCTCTAGCAGACAGAAGTCATGTGCTGTATGATGTCAGGATAGAATTTTCTGTCAGGAGACTTGCAGAAATTTTCAGCACGCGTTCAGTCAGGAACCTCCTAGAACTTGCCAAAGGTTGATCTACCAAAAGTGTGCAACTTCTGAATCACAGAATCCACTTACTAATTTCAACTGCCCGTTTCCAAAAGAGTATTTATAGGTTTTTCGTAAAGATTTAACCTATCTATTTTTGCAGTCTCCGGGAGGGTCTGAGCATAATTTCAGAGTACCTATTGGCACCCGCCCCCGATTCGTTATCACCAGACATCCCATTTATTTTTCcacttttattaattaatagaaGCAGAGGAATGCCCCATCCAAAGCTTATGCAAAACAGCCTTTTCATTTGCTTATCCTTTAGAAATCCATCAGAGTACAACTGTACACTAATTTACACAGCaatgttgatgattttttttattattttgttattttatgaaCCGACATAGTTGAAGAACGCTAAGCATATCAACAGCCAATATCAGCTGTTATGTCAcggaaataaaatgataaattaaaaaaaatttaaatctctTTCTCTAAAATTGTCCTATGTCGATGATGTATACGTATCCATCTCGTCATGTATGTaatttactactactactactactactactactactactaataataataataataataacaacaataagaagaagaagaaagaagaaagaagaagaagaaagaaagaaaaagaagaaagaagaaagaagaaagaagaagtcACTTAACACTGTAAAACATTCTGATCCAATCCTCTGGAAAAATTTTGGTCCTGAAAAGGACCgtgacaaaaattatttttgggctattttagaaaaatgttttaagaagaGTGAGAATTTTCATCTATTATCgccttctccttcttctcctcctcctccttctgctGCGTCGTCTGCGTCGGCTTCGCCGTCGTCGTCTTCTGCTTCGTCGACGACTACGACGCCGCCGTCTACTGCGTCTCCGTCGACTCCGCCGCCGTCTTCCGCAGCCCTGTCGACCGCCGCCGTTGGTGATGGCGCTGCTGCTCATGCGCGAGTTGCGATTTAACATCTTGGTCAGGCGCAGAAGAAAGCGACCGTCGCTATTTTGCCGGATGACTCCTTCCTTTATGCCTCGCGCTATGAGCGCCTTCAACTCGAAGAACCTGGGCTCCACGCCAGTCTCTTCGGCGATGGCATTCTTGATGTCCGTGTAGCGTGATCCACCGCGGTCCCGCAGCCGTGCAAGGACTGAAGTGATCGTCTTCAAAGTCAGCTTGGTTGATACCCCGGCCTTGGGCTTCGGATTTCGGGCACAGACGGTCCGAGTAGCCTTGCCGTTCCGCATCCCGCTTTTGGTTTCAGAGACGACCAGCTCCACTCGGACGAGGCACCATATGCTGCGACTAGCGTGAGTGATTCCTTTTTATAATCTGGAGAAGCCCAGCCACAGGGTGGAAGTGCAGACTGTGCGTCCAGGCAACGTCAGATCTGGTTGCCATGGCTGTACGTTGCCATCACACGactttcttttgtaaagaaagtaaaatagtaTTTGACTGCTCCAGTCAGCCACGATTTGTTTTCAACCATGCTCCCGTGATGGTAAGTCGAAGACATCAATTTAGAACTGGCTTTAATGTACTTTGAGTGTGTTGTCGCTACAACTACAGCAGCCATAGTTTCGCGAGAACTGCGTACAACCAat
Protein-coding regions in this window:
- the LOC112572199 gene encoding protamine-like; this translates as MRNGKATRTVCARNPKPKAGVSTKLTLKTITSVLARLRDRGGSRYTDIKNAIAEETGVEPRFFELKALIARGIKEGVIRQNSDGRFLLRLTKMLNRNSRMSSSAITNGGGRQGCGRRRRSRRRRSRRRRRSRRRSRRRRRRSRRRRRSRRRRRRRRRRR